Part of the Mya arenaria isolate MELC-2E11 chromosome 8, ASM2691426v1 genome, ATGGATTTCCACCCATGCACCTTTCTACAACctgaatgacaaaaaaatatgcgCACCTTGCACCATGTCGTTTTGAGCATATGTGAAGTTACAGGCCCCAGAGACTGGGTCACAGGTACACATGTCCTTACAGTCACACTTCAGTGAACACTTGTCACCATAAAAACCCAACATACACCctggaaaacaaaataatgatcattcatgaatattaaATTCTCCTTTCAATATACTCTCACGATTGGTAATAATTAGgcttaatgattttaatttatatatgatatacatgtagttatattaTTTGCCTAAATACATATCAGCACAAAAAAAAATTCCCTCATAAAAAGTAGTTTTTATGAATATCTATTAGCATTATTTGCATACCGAAAGCTAATTCAGACAAAAAAGGAATCTTATGGGTGTTTCCAATCCAATCAAAAACCAACTTTTAATCAACTAGACACCAAATGCAGACATTTAGAGCCTGTTGAAAgagcctttgacacagacatCATGCTCTTCCATGCAATTGCAATACAGAACAACATATAGTTGAACAATACATGGATGGATCGTTTCAACCTTTGACCACTAACCTTTGAGGTCAACCcgtgacctctaagtgtgatcttgacctatgaggtacagacctggatCTTGTGTGCAACACTacacctcatcatggtgaaccttcatggcaagttttttgaaaatcctataatgcatggtcaagatacagcccagacAAATTAAGTGGGCTGACAGATGCACTTATGCATACACTCATGCAAGCATTTGAAAACCAAGGAACCATCAGCGTGACATCTATGTCCCACCCACTGGAAGCGAGCTCGACAAAAATGAGcaaagttataattattatatagaCAAATGTAAAACTACAATTGAGCCTCCCTAACATAACCACATACATCTGCCCAGTACTCACTGTATTGACACCATTTCCCTGAGAAGCCTGGAGAACACAAGCACTGGCCTGACATCGGGTCACATGACGCATTGTGTTCACACTGACATCTGCTGACACATCCATCGCCATACCAACCAGGGGAGCATGGCTGGGAACAGTTGTCTCCATGGTGACCAGGATCACATACACAGCCCGCTGAAATTTATCAACATCATTACATGGCAGGGtcaacaatacaatgaaaactataggGAACAGCCACAATGCTGCAAAAGGCTTAGCATAAACTCAAAACACTTACACACATACGCACACTCATAATAGTTTCAATGGTAAACTGTCTTGTGTTTCACATTTGTAATTGGTGAAGCTAAAGAATACAAGGAATAAAGTGTGTATAGTTTTTGAGAATATATACAGTAACTcaagaaatggaaaataaaattcattaatcTTGATTAATTTCATCCTGTTTCAGCAAATGGATTCATTGAAAGCGAACATATACGATATAACACTTTCataaagcatattaaatatcgAATACTTAATAAGTAactgaaaataatgttatagCATTACAAGAAACTGTTAAGTGAGTTtgacaataatttgaaatgcaaaattaatggaaattatatttttcaggCTATTGTGTGACTTTCacaaattttctttatatacCTTCAGTGCACTTTCCATGGTTACTGCAGTTTCTGGGACATTCAAGTCTGTCGCAGTTGTCTCCCTTCCAGTAACCAAGGCAATGACACCTTCCCTTCTCACATGACCCATGACCTTGACAGTCAGGGGAGGGGCAGGCCGGCTCATGAACACAGAGGATGGTGGACACCTTTCTCTCACAACGAAAACCGTTGTTGTCTTCGCTAAAACAGATTCATTATACAGCATAAGAATCAAATTCTTTCAAAATTTTGAAAGCTTACTTAATGTTAAgctattttatgataaaatatgcatattaaCCAATCATTAACAAATATATCTATGATTAATAGCTGAAATCTCTGTATCAAGAATAAAtgctatttaataaaataatcataaatctCAACCATTTTGCATCATGAGGATATAAATTTGTTCTATAAACCAGTCATGTATTTTCATGATTAATTACAAATACATGATGCCAATTCCATTTCTTGCTTAAATCAACATGACAATCAAGAAATTAACAGAAtagtattatttgtattgttttgtattgtaacAAAGACCCTCATTAATTATGCAGGCACATGCAGTGTTTAGCATACACTTTAACAAATTCATTGACCTGGGACACCATCTTTACCTATGTATTGCGTATGAGTTTTATACTCCCAAAGTGTCGTCATGTCTGTCTGTCTCACTTAAGTATCTTATCTGTAACTTTGTCATTCATAATagaattttgaaatgatttgacAAAGTGACCACCATAAGATGACAAAGTGTTGTGcccaagacctgtgtccctagcTTCAAGGTCACTGCTTGCCTCAGCACTTTGTCAGTTTTTCTATAAACGCTTTACTGATAATAGTGGTAAGTGTCCCGtaggtaacatttttattcattgtGGCATTtccaaatgattttaaaaaaaacaaacatcagatGACGACGTGTTACACACCACATTGGGTCACTAGCTTCAAGTCAAGGTCACCAGTGGTTAGTGTCCAGTTCATAACTCAGGGTtggatttaaaataatttggcatAAGTGACCATCATAACTTGATGACATCCTAATTCATAagcttcaagatcaaggtcactcaCATGACTGGGTCAACTTCTTGCAGCATGTTGGAGTTATATGCCCTTGAACATCAGTTTCATACTTTGAAGATTTTAGATCGATCTTGTTGCATAGAAGTTATTTCTTCcttcatataattttaaaacatatacatatatatatatttatagtgattttttttgaatatttgccAATTAAAGAGAAGTAATAACATTCTATGTCAAGGCAGATTGTGGGGGTAGTCATCACTCCTGTGATAGTTCtaatttcactgtaaaattGCTATTAGAAGAACCATGATTTTTGTCACAATAAAccttattaaacatatttgtaacatttaagattttgcttttctgagtcttAGTTTGAGATGGAAGTGTTTAATGGTTGAGCAGCTGTTGGATGTAGGTTATTACCAGTTGTCTGAGGGGTAGCTTGCCAGGGTGTGGTTGATGACCATGGTGGAGGACCCGCCCCCATCCAGGTTCACCGCATTCACTGCCCCATGCTTGCGTAGGATCTCTGCAGCCTCGTACAAGCTTACTCTGAATAGTGTAGACTtatttaaaacagattttatgataagtattcaaacattgaaaaagaGCACCTAACATTCTAGTCATTACTGATGATGGTACTGACAAACAAACatcttacaaaaaaatatattctgaaatacttaaaaaatcGAACACTTTTCCTAAAATCTATCagaaatttaatattaataaatcaaaatatggCATGTTCTTTTGGTCTTATTGCTACACCAAAATGTGTGCTGCAATTAGCAAAATGCAAGTCTTAGACAAAGTTTCTGCTGAATGCAAGGATTGCAGAGAAGTCTGGTTTTAAAATTTACACAGGCCAAAAAATGACCAGTATATGTATACTGTAATATCCTATAACAGAATCTAACCAGGTAAATACCACCTTACCCAGAATTGCTGAACGTTTTCCCTTCCACCTGGAGGATCATGACACGACCATACTCGTCATGTCCTACCAAGGTGCGCGCTGACAACACGCTAGCAAATCTCTGCAGGGTGCCAGTCTCCTCAGTATCGGGGCACTCGGACCTATAACATGACAATGGAACCATCACATAAATTTTTGTTGAAACTTTAGTAAACAGACCACATGTGTTATGAATTTGTATCAATTTTTCTTTCTTAAGATACACGACTAAATCTATGAGTTATAATAGTCTTTTTTCTGTTGTATCATTAGGTAAAGGTTAGCTGACCAATAACAAAAGTTGATCAGTGAATACTTTGATAAGGAAATTGACTGTGTTTGAAACAGATGCATAAACTAAgtacttatatatatacatcatgtCTGAGTAAGTGTTAGTCATTTCCATTATGTTctttatgttattataaaatattgccACTGTTACACTGACCTGATACTCTCATCCACATACGGCTCCCCGTTCCGCAGCACCCAGATCACCCCACCAACCAGCTGTGTAAAGTCTTCCGCAACCAGGCCCACTTGGGATAGATAGCtgcaagaaaaataatttttgtttaaagatataAGTTCAATCCATTATTTAATTAACATGTATTCTtggcagaaaaaaatatttatcaaggaAAAAGGCTCTTTAACAATCCCTTGATGTATTAagagtttatatattatacttcaTGTAAATGGAGTTGTCAATTGAAATATCAAACAGCTTTTGCCAATGCAAATAAGTCTACACTGATTTAATACTGTTGCTTATATCATGAGAACTTATGTCTGATATATACTAGTCTTTTATTCAGAATATCAATGAAATGGTAAACTTTCATATTatcttaagttttaaaattataaacatattgtttatttccatTCATTTCATTAACAGTAGAGTTGTAAttgaatcagaaaaaaatgcttcaaTTTCCAGTTCACAGAATGATTTTTCAGTGCAATTACTGACCCGAAAAATAGCTGACCCTGCTTGGTGATTCCAAAATGAGCATTCCTCACTCCTCCTGTGTCCTGCACCTGTCGATGATCACTTACTATGTTCCCTGAAAAATAATGAGAAATGTATATTGGACCATTATCTTGGAAAAGCAGACATTATACCAATAGAAGGAAATCTAATATATTACATGTAATTCTAAACAGGTGGGATAAAAAGCATGATACTGCGATATGCCAAGGATAAGCCTTGAAATTTAGTTGTACACTGAAACATTTAGTGTAGCTCATTTGATCTAGTATGCCTAATTTTATAGTAAATTCTTGTAGATACTTGATTTCCAATTGTAGAAGGCTCGAATAAATACTGGAAGAGTGATGTGTTTTGGAGCATGAAAAAAGTCTGTACATTTAATAATACCAGTTGGCGGTATAACATCTCACCCAGGCATGCTCCAGTGTGTGTATTAAACAATCCAGCATTTGTGGCCAGCACACAATTCCTTTTCTCAGCACTGTCCTTCACAGTGGTGGGCTGAAAGCTTCCATTTCTGCATGTGCCCTCCATCCCAGGTTCATAAACGGACAACGTCTTCAGAGGATTAGCTACATATGCGACATGGTAGAAAACAAAGCGCTTATCATAGTATGAACCTACAGTTTGGCTTGAGTAAAACACTTCCAAATTTGGAACAACTCTTCCTCCGGTATTGTTTTCAACAGTTATTTTGGAATCATTCGCTAATTTGGAATCACTTGCCTCTTTCAAATCAATGGCTCCTTTGGAATCACTGACTACTGTGGAATCCTTCCTCTCAGGACTGGCAGTGCTAGAGCTCACACTTGCCCCTGTCCTTAAGCTAAACAGAACCTTTTCTAGAGCATCAGCTCTTGCTTCTAAAGTCCATTTACCCTCTTCTAATGACTTTTTGTCTGCAAGCACAGAATCCTGCTGATCAACACCAGCACTGCTCTTTTCTCTGTTCCCAGGTTTACTAGTGACACCCTGATCATGTTTAGGAGAGACAGCCTCATCATCTGCATCATCGTCTACTAACGTATGACCAGTGTGGGCTGGAAATAACACATGGTTCTGTTGCTGGTAGGCATAATGAGGGCAGTCCACTATGCTTCTTGTGTCCAGTCTGCTCTCTTTGTATGGAAATGCTAGATCTCTGTCATCATGTTGGTTTAATGCACTGCAAATTCACAAACTTTATTATTTAGcatgtttaacattttcctATGTCAAAATCTTAAagatgaacaaaataaataaaaatgaatttcacagtcagttgatatgtttaaaacagtgatCAAAATTTTAAAGAGAACACATCATTAAGCAAGCAACAACTGTCAAATAAGGACATCGGTTATTTATCGCATATTTACAACTTGCTGCCTTTATTGGCTTTAAGACAAATAAGATTAAAAGGTGTAGTGAATCTGTTTACATGTCAAATAGcatttattccatttatttgaattgtatGAAGACAAATTCATTGTCATAaatttggtatatttttaaaaaaaacaattcctAAATAATGAAATTGTCCAGAATAATTTCCAGAAACGACtctatttaaattttaatatttttttccaaatgttgaTTACGGtcatttaccaaaatatattgcaatgttTGACTGCCAAAAACCCACCTGAAACTGGTAATGCCATAATGAATTGGTATTTTAATATGCTGTAAACAAAATTTCACATCACTGACTtaacttaaaggggctgtctcacagatgataaaatagcgggaaaaaaagaaaattgtcgaaaaatgacttggcatcgatgtgtacaatgcattgaaacttactaactgaagtaccacata contains:
- the LOC128245140 gene encoding uncharacterized protein LOC128245140 — its product is MSKFYGFYFLLLLVGNSALNQHDDRDLAFPYKESRLDTRSIVDCPHYAYQQQNHVLFPAHTGHTLVDDDADDEAVSPKHDQGVTSKPGNREKSSAGVDQQDSVLADKKSLEEGKWTLEARADALEKVLFSLRTGASVSSSTASPERKDSTVVSDSKGAIDLKEASDSKLANDSKITVENNTGGRVVPNLEVFYSSQTVGSYYDKRFVFYHVAYVANPLKTLSVYEPGMEGTCRNGSFQPTTVKDSAEKRNCVLATNAGLFNTHTGACLGNIVSDHRQVQDTGGVRNAHFGITKQGQLFFGYLSQVGLVAEDFTQLVGGVIWVLRNGEPYVDESIRSECPDTEETGTLQRFASVLSARTLVGHDEYGRVMILQVEGKTFSNSGVSLYEAAEILRKHGAVNAVNLDGGGSSTMVINHTLASYPSDNCEDNNGFRCERKVSTILCVHEPACPSPDCQGHGSCEKGRCHCLGYWKGDNCDRLECPRNCSNHGKCTEAGCVCDPGHHGDNCSQPCSPGWYGDGCVSRCQCEHNASCDPMSGQCLCSPGFSGKWCQYRCMLGFYGDKCSLKCDCKDMCTCDPVSGACNFTYAQNDMVQAGPCLMNSLEQEQSLEGDMSAEYRNAVIYAVVVSTIAFLSGILNVLLLCKYNSKCRSSTKPKYKRADVQNGHKFVFKGKHYSSFTTSSSTEAETSFMPKSSRAKS